The Brassica rapa cultivar Chiifu-401-42 chromosome A10, CAAS_Brap_v3.01, whole genome shotgun sequence genome segment CCACCAGAAGCTACTTTCTCACCATCTGGACTCCAATCCACAGCCCAAACCTTtccaacacaaaaaaaaaaaaaatatgagagaAAAGAGTGTAAATAAAAAAGCAAAACCAACAACTTGAGCTTTGAAGTAGTTTGATACCTCATCCTTATGACCAGGGAGATCATGTTTTAGCTTTTTTGTTCCAATATCCCACACCTGTCAAAGTCAAACATATTGAGGTTTATTTGGTAGTTCTATTCTCTACTGTGTTATCAAATGTAAAAACAGGATTTCACCTTGAGAGTTGAATCTTTGCTGCAACTCAAAAGCATCCTACTATCAGGTGACCAACTGATCTGATAGACACAGTTAGCGTGGCCTCGGAATGCTGTAATAAATTTTCCTGTGACACCATCCCATAGCTTCACAGATTTATCGAACGATGCACTTGCAATCCATTGCCCATTTGGTGAGAAATACACATGGTTTACAAGCTGTTTATTGAGTTGACACCAAACAAAATGTAagagttcaaaaataaaaacagaaacaaaaaaaaagaaaaagaaaaagaaaatagtttAGTAGCTAGTAGTAACCTGTTGATGACCAGTCAACCTGGCTGTAGTAACCATTTTTTGTTTAGGTTGTAAGCTAACGGATGGTTCCCAAAGGATTATCGTAAAATCATCAGAACCAGACACTAATCTTTCAGGAGAATCTACTTTCCCTTTTGCTTTGATGTATCTTTCGAGCGCAATCTAAACCAAACATTTAAGGAGAGGATCAGAATCAGGCTAGAAAAAGACGAGGCAAAGCCAGTAGAATCATCAGAAGCTTATTGTTACCTTTTTCATTTCTTCATCTGAACATGTTACTTGTCTTGTGTGGTCAAAAGCTCCTGTCCGAAGAACATATTCTGTACTCAATGAAAGGGAGTTCACCCAACCGGCATGGTCCTGAAGAAGCATATTAACTTGATCATGTATCTTAGAAGTAAAGACCAAggagacaaaaaaaatgttacccTCAATATATGTTTGAGGATTCCTTGACCCTGCTGAGTGATCTCCCACATCCTTATCGTACTATCTTGGGAACTGCCATACACACAATAACATGTTAACAAGATAACGAGACAACATATCTATAAAACACCAATAAGAAACATTTCAGGTTATTATAAAATGTATGTACCCTGTGTATATAGTTCCATCACCACCCCATTTGACACAGGTCACAGCTCGTGTGTGTCCACTGAGGACAATAAGAGTTCTCTTCAGTGTAAAGTCCCAGATCCTTGCATCCCCATCTTTGCCACAAGTCACAAATCTCCTGCTTGGATAACTAAGATGAGCTGGTTCCCACGCGATACCACAAATCCACTTCTTGTGACCCTACGAAAAAGTTGAAGATCTATCagtaaacacacacaaaaaaaaacataaccaacaaaacatttataaagtaAAGAAGAGTTTAACTGAAAGTGCATTGCCCAGTAATTCTCCTTTGCTTGGATCCCAACAACAGACTTTTCCATCTCTATCACCGCTCACAAGACACTTTGCATCTGGTGACCATGCAACTGCGAGAACATGTTCCTTGTGCCCTGAACAAACGTTACAGGAACTATATTTATTACAAgaaatctaaatatatatagacatcattaaaaagaaaatcataAGACGTTTCGAACCTTTGCATGTAAACATTGGAGTTTCAGTGTTGAGATCCCAAAGCCTTACAGTTTTATCACCTGAACCACTTGCTAGTTGCTTACCGTCCGGGCTAAACGAAACACAGAGAATCTCACCCTCATGAACTAATTTTCAGACAAAAGCCAATCATAATCACTCGAACCATCTCTTCTAAAACTCAAATACAAAAATCAAGCTTAacgttaacatatatatataccatcaCTTATTGTCTGTGAGCAACGGTAAACCGGGCGAATCCTGAAAACAGCTTGTTGTCGATAAACAATCTTCAAAACATTCTCCACGGACACTAAACCACCCATGTTCATGTCaaaatgttaataaaaatatactaagataatattttctatCGAATCATAAGAGACCAAACTGCTTTGCTTTGCTTATTATTAGGGTTTTACCGCTATTTCTCTCCATGTAAGTTCCCACTGAGACAAGAAGCTCTTCATCTGATACATAGAAGCTGTAAGATAACTTCTCCTCCTGGATATTATCAATTTCCCATTAAGTCATTTCAATATTAGGTTCGGTAagtataatcaatatatatcaGATTCGAAAGGATAGAAGAATATACATTGTTGAGAAACGTATTGACCAAGTTGATGAGCTGCAAATGCCCTGCGTTGTGAGGGATATACATAGCAGAACCTAGTGGAGTTCCTTCTGCGTCTGTTAACAGACACATCACTGTGTTCATCGCCATCTCCGACGCTTCCGGCTCTATGTTAGACGACAAACTCCGATGGAAAATCGACAAAGGCTTTGCCAtataaatataaaccctaaaagtaaaagttatttatttaagtaaatCCTCCAAATTAACCctctatttataaataaaccCCAACTTTTCCTTTTGAAGTCTTATAACCCCTAAATCCCAATTGCCAACCTAAATGTTTTCATGTAACGCCGTTAATGATTTAACCACGACGTGGTTAACACGCATTTAACATTAGAGATCTTAAACTGCAAAGGATTTAACCACAGtgtggtattttttttttggtaagtgGGCTTTAATTGTTGGTTAGCATACAACTGTCATTCTCGGAGATTTGGACTTTAAAGGTAGGTAGGTACATGTGCTAGTAgttaacaaacaaacacacactcAACAGTAGTTCAAACGCAACAACTCAGAAACTTCAGTTTTGTGTCTTTATCCCATCCTCTCAACTCTCTCTATAAATAAGATTTCAAGTGCATGCATGTCTATCTATATTTCAACATCACaaatacaaaagaaagaaactcaaAGCGACGGCCATGGCAAAAGTTGGGGATCTAGAGACATGCATCAATAACAGAATTAAAGAGatcgaggaggaagaagaacgTAATTTGAAGATACTTAAGGAGTTGGAGACTCAGATCATGTCCCCAACGGAAAAAGGTCGTAGCCTTTGATCACCTTTCTCAAACCgatattgattaaaaaattctttcttttttttgagaTTGAGATTGATAATTTAAGATTGATAATTTAGGTACGCAACATCCGTCTACAAGTATCAACAAGCCAATTCTTGGGGATGATGTCCCAAAGGCTTCAGATGTTGCACCCGAAGGGGGACCTTCTTTCCGCCCAAAGGGAAAGGGAAACATGAAACCATCTGATGACGATGATGAGAAGAAGACCAATGAAGGAGAGAGAAGCAAGTCTGGTGGTGTGGATGATGCCTAATGAAGCAGCCGtcgaataataaaattaatgttgTCTTGAAATAAAGTTGTTGTTGTGTCTTTTCATGCTCATTTCATATTCCTAGTGTTTGTTGTTTAATTTGGTCAAGCGTCGGTCATGTTTGTTGTTGTGTCTTAAACCTAAATAATGGAATGTTTATTTGCTAATATATGGAAAACTATGATGCATATATTATTTGCTAATTTCTTTTCACACACCTCTTTACTTGATATTACGTTGTGAGGGATATACATGGCATAACCTAATGGAGTTCCTTCTGCGCCTGTTAACAGACACATCACTGTCTTTTTCGCCATATCTGATCCTTCTTCCAGCTCCATGTTAGACGACAAACTCCGATTGAAAATAGACAAAAAGCTTGCGATATAGACCTTATGAAAGTgttattaaaaattagttatacattggtgatgaaatatattttgaatattcatTTCACAAAGAAATAAACTATTGAAAACATGTTGCTTCATTGTCTGAAAAAgtcaaattttgaagaaaaaaaagactaatCATTAGAGACCTCTAAAATCCCAATTGTCAACCAAATGAAACTAACCTTAGGCCGTTAATGATTTAACCACAACGTTAACACGCATGCATGTAACCACAACGTTAATGGTTAACAACAAGCTTACAACAACCTTAATAAAGTGGCGAGACTTACATCAAAGACACAAAATCTAGAAATGATTGGAACTTGATTTGAAAAGATCCAAACGCATAAGGTTCTTCTTGTTAATAAACATGAACCATTTAGATTTTCAATATACTAATACAAACTAAGACAAATATCTTCTCCAATCACCACCCCAAATCATTACCAAACGCACAACTGTAACTAAGCAAGAAGTACATTAGGACCAATCTCTTAATCGTTGTCACGGATTGGTCGCGTGTCAATCAAGATCATCAAGATCACTTTTATGTCTTagtgcttcttcttcttcttcttcttgttattattatattttggtttcTTGAGCAAAAAGTGTTATGTTGTGATCTTCATTTGCCTTAGAGACAGATAAGCTAGGAGGCGGTAACCGAAGATCATGGCAACGAGTGCAACCACTTCAGTCAGTCCATTGTCTATTCTCATCCCGTTGATAGATTGAGCAAAGTCTTTATACTGCACTTTAAGAAGAAGCTTGTAGGTGTGGTAATTGAAGGATAGGTAACGTATCCAGGAGATGAACACCGGTACTTTCTGAAGGACACAAAACAAAAGAGCTCAGAAACAGAGGAAATCAAGAAACAAAGGAAATCAAGAAACAGAGGATTTACCTTAACAAAGAATCCTCCGGCGAGCATAAATGTCATGACAGTAACTGAAGCCAAAGTCGTAGCCTTCTTTAAGTCCATTAAGATTGCTCCAATAGCAAGTCCAAGTCCCTAGCAAAGAGTAAACATAACTCAAACTCACCATTTTGATCTTACTTTCCCATTATAGAAATGTGTTTTTTGGTCAATCAGAACATACCTGAGATGCAATGATGCAGAGGAAGACCGTGAGCATGCTCAAGAAGAATGGATACGGGCTAAGCCGAAGACCAGTCATGAAATAGACAACGAGAAGGAAGAGAGAAGGCAGGATAAAGTCGAGAGGGAGATCACTCGTGGTCCTAGCCAAGAAATACGCACTTAATCTATACATATCAGCTGCTCTCTCTTTATTCAGCATTGCTCGCTCTTGCGGAAAAGCAAATATCGCTGTGAAAACAGGGAAGAACCCCCAGAAAACCGCTATGAAGAAGAGCAAACCAGCCTGTAAACAACAAAAAAGATCATGTGATATTCATGTTTCTTGAGGTACAAGGCAGAGAGGAGTGTGCATCAAGATACCTACCTGATCTTGTAGTCCTCTTGGAGTCCGAATATCTGACTGCCACCAGAGAAGACCTAGAATAACAGCTGTGGATAAAACTTGTGTGACACGCAACCAGCTGAAGTATTCGTGACGGCGCTCTTTGAGTCCTCTAGAGAAGAGTATGCAGTATTGCTCCCACCAGCTAGCTCCCCATTGTCTCTTTAGACGCAGAACTTTAGCTTTAGCTTCTTCGTCAAGTGGAACAGGATCAGatagtttcttcttctcctgtTCTGCAACCCTAGTCTCGTATGCCTCCACCAGATACTGCTTAGAATGTtccaatatatattaaaactcaGTTTGTTcctttttaatgaattttaaatttattcacaTAAAAAAAACCTTGTTACAATAGATGTATTGTTTGCTAAAGAATTTAGAAAAAAGAGTTCTTTAagttttttgaatgaatttttttacATCTTTCATTATTGTTTGCTAaagaatttagaaaaaaaataatctttaatataattttttgaatgaacttttttacatatttgattaattttttatgAAAGAGTAGTctctctattttatttttttaaactcaaTTTGGTTTTCAGACAATCTTAAGTTGTTGTTTGTGTGATTACCTCATGGACAGCAGCAGGAGATGGCTTGCCAGTTTGAGGTTCTCTACCTGAGTTTCCTACTTGAACTCTATCTTCCAACTCAGAAGGCACAGAGATGTCATTGATGTTACCATTAGCGAGATCAAGCAAGAACTCAGCAGGGTTCATGGTGATAAGAGGAGAGCATCCAATGGAAGAAAAGTAAACTAAAGCTTCTGATGATTTCCCAAAATAGAGAAGGTTTCCTCTTCCTAATAGAATCAGCTTATCGAATCTATGGAAGAGTCTACTTGAGGGCTGATGTATCGTTGTGATCACTGTCTTCCCCGCCTGTTCCAAAACACATCAAGATTCAGACAACCATCAAAGAGAGTAGTAGAGAGATACAAAGTGTCTGAAACAAGCAAACCTCAGCGATGTCGTGGAGCATCTGGATGGTTCTTAGAGCAGTGGTGGAGTCTAAACCGGAAGTTGGTTCATCAAGAAGTAATAGAGAAGGGTTAATGATGATCTCGTTTCCAATGGAAACTCTTTTCCTCTCTCCACCTGATACACCTCTCACGAATGCTCCACCAATCATAGTGTCTTGACACCTCTCCAGACCTAGCTCTTGGATAACTTCAATAGCACGTTGCTCCTTTTGCTCCCTTGTGAGAGTTTTAGGTAGACGCAAACGAGCAGCGTAGGTTAGCGTTTCTTTAACCGTAAGATGAGGAAACAGAACATCGTCTTGAGTCACAAACCCAATCCTGCCAtcaaaccagaaaaaaaaaaaattgagtctccatatatacaataatacaagagagtttagggtttagggcaAAAAGGTACTTACTTGCTTTTCAAGTATTTAGAGTAAGGCTTGTCGTTGTAAGTAACAGAGCCTCCACTGGCGGATTGAGAGATTCGGCCACCGAGTAAGCTAAGAAGAGTTGTTTTGCCACTCCCTGAAGGACCCATGAGAGCAAGAACTTCACCGGGACTCACACTCCCATTTATCCCACTCAATATCTCTTTATCCACAGGTGCTGAAGTCATGAGTTTCCTTATCGACACCTTGTATGTAACTTCCTTGAACTGCATTaatcaaaatcacaaaaccaaaggtCTTGATGTTACCTCACTGATAACAAAACCTAAGTTCAAAAATCTTATAACATATTCTACACTTATTCCCCCCTTAGTATCTGTGTTTGTTCTTACATGACTTAAGACTATGTTAATTAGTCTTGTACATAAAAGTCATGTAAGATGAGATTATGTACAAGACTTTAACCTGGTGGACAAGTAGATACACAGAGTTAGAGAGACAAATGTGTGATACTCTTTTGATCTCCTCTCAGTGCCTGTGCAAACAGAGAAGATCAGTACCAAAAGAGATCATTCCCACCAACTACTTCAATGCAATTTCTATTTCAAACGTAGCACTAAAGAAACATAACAAACCCCAatgcttttttttattttctcttgtcTGAATTGTTATGATTGTCTTACCTTGAGAAAGATGGGTAATGTTGGTTCTGCTTGAAACCTAGGCTTCTTGTTTCCCGCCTCATTGTCTTCTGCTGAAACAGTTAGGTGATTCATCGTTAACAATTAAACTAAGTAAAAGAGGTCAGTGACTCAGTGAATGAGTCTTTTAGAGTTAGGTGAATATTAGCACCTAAAACAAAGTGTGGTAAGTGAGCTTTATAATGTACGATGTATTCAACTGTTTGTTGGCCATTGTTTGTTAGCAACCGTCATTCTCggagatttagagtttaggtgcGCATGTGCTAGTAGTTCAAACACTACAACTCAGAAATTGGGGCCCACGGTTTTGACTAATTTAGTAGTGATATATAGAATTTTTCTCACATATTGTTTACCTACTAAAAAGCTGTTAAGTTGGAGAAATCAATCACTACGTGACGTATACCAATCACatattagttttgttttattctTCTGTTTACGCTGTTTCCCTAGTGTTTACttagattttaaaattctacCTATATTGCACTAAACGTACAAGATTGTAGCATGAGTGTAGCGTTTATTAAGTGGTGACAATAAGTAGTGGTAAAGCATTGACTTCCTAAAACAACACTTGGACTGACTAAATATAATAGAAGGGAACAAAAACGTACTGTAAACTTTTAATACCCATTATAAGTGCTTACGATTTACGCATGCATCTTTGAcaaaagtattttatatttaaagcaAACTATTTATGTTCAatttaagaaaatcaaaattttaataatgtatAATTGTttgtaaaagaaacaaatagTGAGATATTGGAAGCATTTTGTTGTTTTGATTGAAGATCTTACACTCGAGTTGTAGTAGCCACTCCATAATTTTCAGATAAGCAAATAATGGTTTCAAATCATGAGGACTAACAAACTAAATTATTTCATGTAGTTAATGTTAATGTGTGGTGTTTGTAAAGTACTCGGATTAGTCTGAAACTTATTATACAAGAAGGATATTTATGTATCTTTTAATGCTTTCTCATTACATACTATATAAGTATATTAATTGTACGCACCACCGAATATGCAATTTGAAAAGTGaagaaaaaaaaccaaaaaaggtGAAAAGAAAACAAGTGGTGGAAAGTATATGTTGCACGAGAAAGCGAACACGTGGAACAAAATAGAAGGCCGATTGCTTGCGTCTCTGTTAAATAATTTATCCAACTCTCATGCAAAAAAGCAAAGCAACGCACACCAATCATATACCCGTTGTTATCATTATTATTGTATCATTAATTTCATGTCTAAATGACGAAAATACCCTTTCAGTATGGGAACACTGTAGCAAAAATCACGAAACTGCCCTTAGACAAGAAAAGAGTGATTAGAAAAGGTTCACGCGACGACTTACGTATCATCTCGTCGTCGCTGAACGGTTTCGAGTCGGAGATTTCCTCCGGCGGCATAGCGAAACCGGTGAACGAAAACGAGAGCCCTAGCGACGCGCTGGACGCACGGCTTAGCGCCGCGCCGCTGCTCACCTCCTCTAGCTCAAGCTTAAGTTGAGCACTCCTAGACTTCCTAATGTGTGTCCCAGCTCCGCCACTCCTCCCTGGAGACGCCGACATCATCAGTCTCCGGCTTGATTTTCTAGACAAAGTCTCTCTTCCACCACCTATTGATGCCGGAGCCGTTGCAGGCACACCATTAGCGTCCATGGAACCGAAAGGTGATTTGATGGCAGCGGCTAGCGTCTCATATAGCTGTTCGGACCGTGTCCGAGCTAAACCTGAGGCCAACGGTGGCTTCTCTGTTGACATGTTGGCCTTTTCAAGAACTGCCGAGAATAAATCGTATATCATTATCCTTAGCCAAATTTTATAACCAATAATTACGTTCAAGATCATAGTTTATGTACATATACGTATAGAACAATCACAAATGAACATACTCAAACATATGTAAAGAGAAACAAAACAGGAACGACTATAAGAGGATGTATAGATTTAAAATTAGGATATAGAATCGATACCTTTCGGAAACTAAAAGATAAAAGTAGTGTTTCCACTGTTTGAAAGATGTTTGTTTTTACGGAAGAGGCGATGTAAAGGCTTGAAACTTGTGACACCCTTTTGAAGCTGCTTCATCAACCTTCTATATATAGTAGCATTTATGAGTGGGTCAGTCCCAATTACGATAATACCCTTAAGTTCAATAGCAACTTGACAGTTTTCATGTATATAATAGTATATTGaacacttttaaaaatatttatgttttttaatgtGTACACACATCTCTCAGAGAACTACAACGGATTAGTATGAACAAAAAACCGTATTTAAATTCAGATCTAGTGATATGATATCAACGCTATTATTCACAATCATTAACCTGTTTGcacttaaattttattcatgTCAAAATTTGCATGGCAGTCTGGTTTGCTTCAACATAAGTTCTGATTAGATGTCgataacattttcaaaataatgtTACACCCGTTGTTgatatgaataaaatttaacattgattcaattttttttaacaaaaatactCTTTGTATTGGTTCGAAATATACAGGTTTTATCTAAACAAACATCATATGATTAAATACGGATTAGATGCACTAAAACTACAGCTTCTAATTAACCATTAGACGACTAACTTATTGTTATCAACAACTATGTTTGCATGcatcttttctttttcaataCTAAGTCGAATACATATTCGCAGCGATGAGTATAACTTGACGAGCAATAGCGATAGTTTGCGGACACAATGTTTCCAGCTACGTATGAAGTTTCCTAGCATCCTGACCGTACACGTGGTGGGACATATGAAtagcataattttttttttttgatcaaaatgaATAGCATAATATATATGCATGTTTTCTCGTATATAAATGTTAAGCTCTTGTAGTAATCAATCATCTTTTCGGATCCTCTTTTAGTACGATATATATCCTCCATAATTCATGATTAGAAACCCATAAATTAACATGGAATCTTATTTACAACTTATCTCAATTTATGTGATATTAATTATTCAAAGTACATAATTCATGGTCAGAAATGCATCACTCCATATAACATCTCATTTTCagattatttcaattttttggacattagtttttaaagttcaatttcGTCTATACCAACTTATTGAATAATCAACCCGTAGACGTGTGCGGCAAATTCAGTAAAATACAatctatcatatatatatacagacaAGTATCATGAACGTATCCATGGAAGAGTTTTTTGTTGAcatttcagaaaaatataaaaggtgtttttttcaaaaaaaaatatataaaaggtgTCAATCAAGACGTAataatttatcttttattttttttccaaactacAAAACTTTTAGCATTAATTTCTGTATTTTTAGCATTAATTTCCTTTTAACCTTATTAGCTTATCAGA includes the following:
- the LOC103846991 gene encoding notchless protein homolog isoform X2, producing the protein MAKPLSIFHRSLSSNIEPEASEMAMNTVMCLLTDAEGTPLGSAMYIPHNAGHLQLINLVNTFLNNEEKLSYSFYVSDEELLVSVGTYMERNSVSVENVLKIVYRQQAVFRIRPVYRCSQTISDVHEGEILCVSFSPDGKQLASGSGDKTVRLWDLNTETPMFTCKGHKEHVLAVAWSPDAKCLVSGDRDGKVCCWDPSKGELLGNALSGHKKWICGIAWEPAHLSYPSRRFVTCGKDGDARIWDFTLKRTLIVLSGHTRAVTCVKWGGDGTIYTGSQDSTIRMWEITQQGQGILKHILRDHAGWVNSLSLSTEYVLRTGAFDHTRQVTCSDEEMKKIALERYIKAKGKVDSPERLVSGSDDFTIILWEPSVSLQPKQKMVTTARLTGHQQLVNHVYFSPNGQWIASASFDKSVKLWDGVTGKFITAFRGHANCVYQISWSPDSRMLLSCSKDSTLKVWDIGTKKLKHDLPGHKDEVWAVDWSPDGEKVASGGLDKDLKLWKG
- the LOC103846991 gene encoding notchless protein homolog isoform X1, with the protein product MAKPLSIFHRSLSSNIEPEASEMAMNTVMCLLTDAEGTPLGSAMYIPHNAGHLQLINLVNTFLNNEEKLSYSFYVSDEELLVSVGTYMERNSVSVENVLKIVYRQQAVFRIRPVYRCSQTISDVHEGEILCVSFSPDGKQLASGSGDKTVRLWDLNTETPMFTCKGHKEHVLAVAWSPDAKCLVSGDRDGKVCCWDPSKGELLGNALSGHKKWICGIAWEPAHLSYPSRRFVTCGKDGDARIWDFTLKRTLIVLSGHTRAVTCVKWGGDGTIYTGSQDSTIRMWEITQQGQGILKHILRDHAGWVNSLSLSTEYVLRTGAFDHTRQVTCSDEEMKKIALERYIKAKGKVDSPERLVSGSDDFTIILWEPSVSLQPKQKMVTTARLTGHQQLVNHVYFSPNGQWIASASFDKSVKLWDGVTGKFITAFRGHANCVYQISWSPDSRMLLSCSKDSTLKVWDIGTKKLKHDLPGHKDEVSNYFKAQVVGFAFLFTLFSLIFFFFLCWKGLGCGLESRW
- the LOC103846992 gene encoding uncharacterized protein LOC103846992, whose translation is MAKVGDLETCINNRIKEIEEEEERNLKILKELETQIMSPTEKGTQHPSTSINKPILGDDVPKASDVAPEGGPSFRPKGKGNMKPSDDDDEKKTNEGERSKSGGVDDA
- the LOC103846993 gene encoding ABC transporter G family member 22 isoform X2 → MSTEKPPLASGLARTRSEQLYETLAAAIKSPFGSMDANGVPATAPASIGGGRETLSRKSSRRLMMSASPGRSGGAGTHIRKSRSAQLKLELEEVSSGAALSRASSASLGLSFSFTGFAMPPEEISDSKPFSDDEMIQDNEAGNKKPRFQAEPTLPIFLKFKEVTYKVSIRKLMTSAPVDKEILSGINGSVSPGEVLALMGPSGSGKTTLLSLLGGRISQSASGGSVTYNDKPYSKYLKSKIGFVTQDDVLFPHLTVKETLTYAARLRLPKTLTREQKEQRAIEVIQELGLERCQDTMIGGAFVRGVSGGERKRVSIGNEIIINPSLLLLDEPTSGLDSTTALRTIQMLHDIAEAGKTVITTIHQPSSRLFHRFDKLILLGRGNLLYFGKSSEALVYFSSIGCSPLITMNPAEFLLDLANGNINDISVPSELEDRVQVGNSGREPQTGKPSPAAVHEYLVEAYETRVAEQEKKKLSDPVPLDEEAKAKVLRLKRQWGASWWEQYCILFSRGLKERRHEYFSWLRVTQVLSTAVILGLLWWQSDIRTPRGLQDQAGLLFFIAVFWGFFPVFTAIFAFPQERAMLNKERAADMYRLSAYFLARTTSDLPLDFILPSLFLLVVYFMTGLRLSPYPFFLSMLTVFLCIIASQGLGLAIGAILMDLKKATTLASVTVMTFMLAGGFFVKKVPVFISWIRYLSFNYHTYKLLLKVQYKDFAQSINGMRIDNGLTEVVALVAMIFGYRLLAYLSLRQMKITT
- the LOC103846993 gene encoding ABC transporter G family member 22 isoform X1 encodes the protein MSTEKPPLASGLARTRSEQLYETLAAAIKSPFGSMDANGVPATAPASIGGGRETLSRKSSRRLMMSASPGRSGGAGTHIRKSRSAQLKLELEEVSSGAALSRASSASLGLSFSFTGFAMPPEEISDSKPFSDDEMIPEDNEAGNKKPRFQAEPTLPIFLKFKEVTYKVSIRKLMTSAPVDKEILSGINGSVSPGEVLALMGPSGSGKTTLLSLLGGRISQSASGGSVTYNDKPYSKYLKSKIGFVTQDDVLFPHLTVKETLTYAARLRLPKTLTREQKEQRAIEVIQELGLERCQDTMIGGAFVRGVSGGERKRVSIGNEIIINPSLLLLDEPTSGLDSTTALRTIQMLHDIAEAGKTVITTIHQPSSRLFHRFDKLILLGRGNLLYFGKSSEALVYFSSIGCSPLITMNPAEFLLDLANGNINDISVPSELEDRVQVGNSGREPQTGKPSPAAVHEYLVEAYETRVAEQEKKKLSDPVPLDEEAKAKVLRLKRQWGASWWEQYCILFSRGLKERRHEYFSWLRVTQVLSTAVILGLLWWQSDIRTPRGLQDQAGLLFFIAVFWGFFPVFTAIFAFPQERAMLNKERAADMYRLSAYFLARTTSDLPLDFILPSLFLLVVYFMTGLRLSPYPFFLSMLTVFLCIIASQGLGLAIGAILMDLKKATTLASVTVMTFMLAGGFFVKKVPVFISWIRYLSFNYHTYKLLLKVQYKDFAQSINGMRIDNGLTEVVALVAMIFGYRLLAYLSLRQMKITT
- the LOC103846993 gene encoding ABC transporter G family member 22 isoform X3, whose protein sequence is MTSAPVDKEILSGINGSVSPGEVLALMGPSGSGKTTLLSLLGGRISQSASGGSVTYNDKPYSKYLKSKIGFVTQDDVLFPHLTVKETLTYAARLRLPKTLTREQKEQRAIEVIQELGLERCQDTMIGGAFVRGVSGGERKRVSIGNEIIINPSLLLLDEPTSGLDSTTALRTIQMLHDIAEAGKTVITTIHQPSSRLFHRFDKLILLGRGNLLYFGKSSEALVYFSSIGCSPLITMNPAEFLLDLANGNINDISVPSELEDRVQVGNSGREPQTGKPSPAAVHEYLVEAYETRVAEQEKKKLSDPVPLDEEAKAKVLRLKRQWGASWWEQYCILFSRGLKERRHEYFSWLRVTQVLSTAVILGLLWWQSDIRTPRGLQDQAGLLFFIAVFWGFFPVFTAIFAFPQERAMLNKERAADMYRLSAYFLARTTSDLPLDFILPSLFLLVVYFMTGLRLSPYPFFLSMLTVFLCIIASQGLGLAIGAILMDLKKATTLASVTVMTFMLAGGFFVKKVPVFISWIRYLSFNYHTYKLLLKVQYKDFAQSINGMRIDNGLTEVVALVAMIFGYRLLAYLSLRQMKITT